ACTGTACGGACCGCCGAAGGTGGACAGCTCGCCGCCGCGGAGCTCGGCGGTGTGGTCGACGTGCTCGAGCAGCTCGAGGTCGTGGCTGACGACGACGAGGGTGCCGGGCCACTGGTCGACGAACTGTGCCAACCGGGCCCGGGTCGGGCGGTCGAGGTTGTTGGTCGGCTCGTCGAGGAGGGTGATCGGCGTACGCCGGATCCGCATGCCGGTGACGGCGATCAACCTCGCCTCGCCTCCGGAGAGCTCCGCCACCCGTCTCCCCAGGTCGCGGGCGCCGAAGCCGATCTGGTCGAGGAGCTCGTCGGCACGGGCCTCGATGTCCCAGTCCTCGCCGATGGTCTCGAAGTGTCGCGGGTCGGTGTCGCCACGCTCGATCGCATCGATCGCGTCGACGACGTCCCGGACGCCGAGCAGGTCGGCGATCGTCGTACCGGACTGGAGGGTGAGGGTCTGGGGGAGGTAGCCGACCTCGCCGGCCGTGACGACCGCGCCGGAGGTGGGGCGCAGCAGGCCGGCGACCAGTCGCAGCAGCGTCGACTTCCCGGCTCCGTTGCGGCCGACGAGGCCGGTCCGTCCGGCGTTGAGTGAGCCGTTGAGGTGGTCGAGCGCGACGGTGCCGTCGGGCCACTCGAAGGAGAGGTCGCGCAGGGTGATGACAGGGGACATGGCTGGGTCCGTTCGTGACGGGCCGACGACGGCGCGCTCGTTCGCGGCACACGTCGCCGGCGGGAACCGGATGAGGGAAGACGTCGAGTTCCGGACCGGTGCGTGGGCAGGCAGGGGCCGCGCCCACGCGGAGCGCCGCCCTCGGATCCGCCGCCCGGGTCCGGGCGGCTAGCGTCTGTCGACCTCGATCAGCACAGGTCGAGGCTAGCCCGCGGCGGACCGCCGCGCGCAACCGACGGGCTGCGGTGCCGTGTGGCCCTGCCTGACATCCTGACCGGGTGAGCGAACCAGTCCTCTCGGTGCGTGGTCTGGCGCGCACCTTCGGCGAGCACCGGGTCCTCGCGGACCTCGACCTCGAGGTCCGTGCCGGGACGGCAGCGGTGCTGGTGGGGCCCAACGGAGCGGGCAAGTCCACGGCGCTGCGCTGCATCACCGGCGCGGACCAGCCGGACGCCGGCACGGTCGAGGTCCTGGGGGTGCCGCTGGACGAGCGATCCCCGACGATCCGGGCGGCGATGGCCGTCGTCATGGACGACCTCGACTTCTTCCCGGACCTCACCGTCGTCGAGCACCTCGACCTCTTCGCCCGTGCCCATCGCACCGCGGACGCCGATGCCGTGGTCGACGGTGTGCTCGACGAGGTCGGGCTGACCGCTCAGTCCGCTCAGCTCCCGACGTCCCTCTCGTCGGGCCAGCGCCGCCGGCTCGCCTTGGCCAGTGCCTTCGTCCGGCCGCGGCGCCTGCTGGTCCTCGACGAGCCCGAGCAGCGGCTCGACCAGGAGGGCCTGGCCTGGCTGGTCGATCGCCTGCGCGCCGAGAAGGCCGCGGGACTGGCGATCGTGCTGGCCAGCCACGCGCCGGCGCTCGTGGACGCGATCGCCGACGACGTGGTCAGCCTGGCGCGCCCGTCGTGAGCCGCCGGTGAGGACGACCGAGGCCCGCGAGCTGAGGGCCGACATCCGCTTCTGGCGACGCAGCCGCCGCACGCTCTCGCTGGGTGAGGCGCTGCAGGACCTGTACATCGGCGTCTTCGCCGTGCTGATGCTGGGCTCGATGCTGGTCAGCGTCCTGGTGAACCTCTCCGACGTCGGAGACCGTGCGTGCGTGGCCTCCGACTGCGCGGCAGCGCGATCACTGCTGCCCTGGTTGGTGGCCGGCACCCTGCTCGCAGTGCTGTGGTCGCTGGCCCGGATGGTCGGCCCGGTCGCGGTCAGCCCCGGTGTCGCCGCCTGGCTGCTGCCGAGCCCGGTCGACCGTGGCGAGCTGCTCCGCGGCCGAGCCCGGGGCACGACGCTCCTGGCCGCCGCCCTCGTCGGCCCGATCGCCGCCGGCTCCGCGGTCCTGGCCGGGTACGACGTCGGCGCCCTGGCCCTGTTCACGGCGGGCGCGGCCGCGCTGGCGTCGTACGGCGTCGGGGCGCTGGTGCAGGCCCAGGCGTCGCCCGGACGTCGGCACCCGGCGCACCTGCTGGGGCCGGCCAGCCTGCTGGCGGTCGGTGCCGGCCTGGCTGCGATCGCGGCGTCGCGTGCCCCCGACGTCGCGGCCGGCTCGTCCGCGCGGATCCTGTCCCTGGCCGCCGTCGGCCTGCTCGCCGCGGGCGTGGTGTCGGTGCTGGTCCGCGCCCGGGCACTGACCGCCCGGTTGCGGCGACGCGACGTGGCGCCGGGCGGCCTGCTCGTCCCGGGCCTGGGCGGTGCGCTCGCCACGCTCGACCTGGCCCTGATGTTCGACGTGCTCGTCGCCCACGCGAGCAGCCGGCGCGGATCGCTGCGTCCGCGGCGCGGAGGGCCGTCCGGGCTCGCCGCGCTGGCCTGGCGCGACGTGGTCCGGCTGCGCCGCCAGCCCGGGCGCCTGGTGCTGCTGGCGGCCTCGCTCCTGGTGCCGTACGCCGTCGCCGCGGTCGGCGGCCGGGTCGTGGTGGT
This genomic interval from Nocardioides kongjuensis contains the following:
- a CDS encoding ATP-binding cassette domain-containing protein, producing MSEPVLSVRGLARTFGEHRVLADLDLEVRAGTAAVLVGPNGAGKSTALRCITGADQPDAGTVEVLGVPLDERSPTIRAAMAVVMDDLDFFPDLTVVEHLDLFARAHRTADADAVVDGVLDEVGLTAQSAQLPTSLSSGQRRRLALASAFVRPRRLLVLDEPEQRLDQEGLAWLVDRLRAEKAAGLAIVLASHAPALVDAIADDVVSLARPS
- a CDS encoding DUF6297 family protein → MRTTEARELRADIRFWRRSRRTLSLGEALQDLYIGVFAVLMLGSMLVSVLVNLSDVGDRACVASDCAAARSLLPWLVAGTLLAVLWSLARMVGPVAVSPGVAAWLLPSPVDRGELLRGRARGTTLLAAALVGPIAAGSAVLAGYDVGALALFTAGAAALASYGVGALVQAQASPGRRHPAHLLGPASLLAVGAGLAAIAASRAPDVAAGSSARILSLAAVGLLAAGVVSVLVRARALTARLRRRDVAPGGLLVPGLGGALATLDLALMFDVLVAHASSRRGSLRPRRGGPSGLAALAWRDVVRLRRQPGRLVLLAASLLVPYAVAAVGGRVVVVLVEVVVCFVLVVPFLVALRVLTRSSGMARMFPAGLAPTRAAAVVVPGTLLVVHGLLSAPALHRTLTAPASDLALLGAASGVGGLAAGVRWVTGRPPDYGRPLVSTPAGGVPTNLYGSVLRGVDIAVLTALPMLLSPTPGGALASLVVSVGVIGYLCGRR